The following proteins are encoded in a genomic region of Bernardetia sp. MNP-M8:
- a CDS encoding gliding motility-associated C-terminal domain-containing protein: MDFKNNWALSFLVILFFFLGFQNTTFAQLAAFKVNSSTKGCAPLTVLVEDISGADPEVVLYRFGNAPPQKETTFTFDKPGIYSITQLINTAGSGGDSLPMLNIIEVFATKVVDFDVIRCANKKVRVQINDDYYDSYKIDFGDNQDAIVGDNEFAEHTYSSENNAAITVRGLFEDGAENCTPSSKIITPVGALLPPTINLVEYFEDGSAKIDYVLETDLTHQLELMTDNGFEKVSDILTGSTSFTIQDALPNSVYRISVTDSCSNRIESSQTFYISDINLSGEESYVDISWTIPNGIDESEFVKNTLLKDDNIFDEYTDISSNTIFDEEVVCKITYCYQVETEFSSGLKIISPKRCILAASNVTPPAVVGAYASFISKERIALSWHYPLDGSEIVSAKVTRKDKDGNIDNYIISPLDSVFEDKLINIDAAPYCYSITYKNACDLTSESSPSICPTILRMEGDTDEEEGILTFEWTPFEGLSTSNYVLEQTDSLEKEPFNTQSVSRSGTYSLDIESQESQTSYIRIRANLNDTTFTYSNTIRIDFRSFVTFPNAFTPNGDNLNDTYGVESKFIKEFKMIIFNRWGEGVFQTNDINGRWDGRYRNTLAPSGEYTMKIVATDQRGREYIFTEMVKLIR, translated from the coding sequence ATGGATTTTAAAAATAATTGGGCTTTATCCTTTTTGGTTATTTTATTTTTCTTTTTAGGCTTTCAAAATACCACATTTGCTCAACTAGCTGCTTTTAAAGTCAATAGCAGTACAAAGGGTTGCGCTCCTTTAACTGTGTTAGTTGAAGATATTTCTGGAGCTGACCCAGAAGTAGTTCTTTATAGGTTTGGAAATGCTCCTCCTCAAAAAGAAACTACTTTTACCTTCGATAAACCAGGTATTTATTCTATTACGCAACTTATTAATACAGCTGGGTCAGGAGGAGATTCACTTCCAATGCTAAATATAATTGAAGTTTTTGCTACCAAAGTGGTTGATTTTGATGTTATTCGCTGTGCTAACAAAAAAGTTAGAGTTCAAATAAATGATGATTATTACGATTCTTATAAGATAGATTTTGGTGATAATCAAGATGCTATTGTTGGAGATAATGAATTTGCAGAGCATACTTATAGTTCTGAAAATAATGCTGCAATCACTGTAAGAGGTCTTTTTGAAGATGGTGCAGAAAACTGTACTCCAAGTAGCAAAATAATTACTCCAGTAGGAGCACTTTTGCCTCCTACAATAAATCTTGTAGAATACTTTGAAGATGGAAGTGCAAAGATAGATTATGTTTTAGAAACAGACTTGACCCACCAATTAGAACTAATGACAGATAATGGTTTTGAAAAAGTAAGTGATATTTTAACAGGTTCTACTAGTTTTACTATTCAAGATGCTTTACCAAATTCTGTTTATCGTATTTCTGTTACAGACTCGTGTTCTAATAGAATAGAGAGTTCACAGACTTTCTATATTTCTGATATAAATCTAAGTGGAGAAGAGAGCTATGTTGATATAAGTTGGACGATACCTAATGGTATTGATGAATCAGAATTTGTAAAAAACACATTATTAAAAGATGATAACATTTTTGATGAATACACTGATATTTCTTCTAATACTATTTTTGATGAAGAAGTTGTTTGTAAAATTACTTATTGCTACCAAGTAGAAACTGAGTTTAGTTCTGGACTCAAAATTATTAGTCCCAAACGTTGTATTTTGGCTGCATCTAATGTTACTCCTCCTGCTGTTGTTGGTGCATATGCTAGTTTTATATCAAAAGAAAGAATCGCTTTATCGTGGCATTATCCTCTTGATGGATCAGAAATAGTAAGCGCAAAAGTTACTAGAAAGGATAAAGATGGAAACATAGACAATTATATAATAAGTCCTCTTGATTCTGTCTTTGAGGATAAACTTATCAATATTGATGCTGCTCCTTATTGTTATTCTATTACTTATAAAAATGCCTGTGACTTGACTTCTGAGTCTAGCCCTTCTATTTGTCCAACTATATTGAGGATGGAAGGAGACACAGACGAAGAAGAAGGAATACTTACTTTTGAGTGGACTCCTTTCGAAGGATTATCGACAAGTAATTACGTATTAGAACAAACAGATTCTTTAGAAAAAGAGCCATTCAATACACAAAGTGTTTCTAGGTCAGGAACATATAGTCTTGATATAGAAAGTCAAGAAAGCCAAACTAGTTATATTAGGATTCGTGCAAACCTAAATGACACTACTTTTACATATTCAAATACGATTCGTATCGATTTCCGTTCTTTTGTTACTTTCCCAAATGCTTTTACGCCTAATGGCGATAATCTGAATGATACGTATGGAGTAGAAAGTAAATTTATAAAAGAGTTTAAAATGATAATTTTTAATCGTTGGGGAGAAGGTGTTTTTCAAACCAATGATATAAATGGGCGTTGGGACGGAAGATACAGAAATACTCTTGCTCCTTCTGGAGAGTACACAATGAAAATAGTAGCCACTGACCAACGAGGAAGAGAATATATTTTTACTGAAATGGTAAAATTGATAAGGTAA
- a CDS encoding gliding motility-associated C-terminal domain-containing protein has protein sequence MILNKFIFFIVTLLFLSFIVQEKIFAQEANFTFQNGTTGCVPFTVEVIDNSGADPSLISYKFGDAPVQKGTDFTFITPGIYSVTQFISGGSSVSKTNIIKVLSREPVDFDVISCVGRRVKVQIRDFYYDAYRVNFGNNRVVEVERNGFAEHTYPNENEYMITVNGFFDESSENCIGTERLVRPINQLVPAVINRLEALTNTTAKIDYTLNTNLPHKLEKMTPSGFERVGSLLEGSSSHIIQNVSFSDIYRISVEDDCQSSTETSSIVYVPDVNVAVEENHVNIHWELRSELDDDTFLKYVVYRNDELLYETSDSTLTYLKDEQVACQVRYCYQVETQYKSGLKALSSKRCVLAQSNIPPPAVSDIYATFTPTNQIVLNWNYPNGITTSSINELNFMRIDKNEISQSYSLNSSTANFEDSQVDISKTPYCYAISYVSSCKLSAGFSNFVCPIILSYEGNPTDKKGSIIFDWTMFRGVPTNNYVLEQLDSLGKTPFNIQNVFSSSTHSIVIENQTNQTSYFRVRANLGDTVTYSNTVRIDFPSFINLPNVFTPNGDNLNDTYGIESRFIEEFEMMIFNKWGESVFQSNDTTARWDGRYRNGFAPSGEYTLKVVATDQRGRKYILTEIIKLLR, from the coding sequence ATGATACTAAATAAATTTATTTTTTTTATAGTTACACTTTTATTCTTATCATTTATTGTACAAGAAAAAATATTTGCTCAAGAAGCGAATTTTACATTTCAAAATGGAACGACAGGTTGTGTGCCTTTTACTGTTGAAGTAATTGATAACTCTGGTGCTGATCCCAGTTTAATTTCTTATAAATTTGGAGATGCACCTGTTCAAAAGGGAACAGATTTTACATTTATTACACCAGGTATTTATTCTGTTACACAATTTATTAGTGGAGGAAGTTCGGTCAGTAAAACAAATATTATAAAAGTACTTTCTCGTGAACCCGTAGATTTTGATGTTATAAGCTGTGTAGGAAGAAGAGTAAAAGTACAGATACGAGACTTTTATTATGATGCATATAGAGTTAATTTTGGAAATAATAGAGTAGTAGAAGTAGAACGTAATGGTTTTGCTGAACATACATATCCAAATGAAAATGAATATATGATTACTGTAAATGGTTTTTTTGATGAAAGTTCTGAGAATTGCATAGGAACTGAACGCTTAGTCAGACCTATAAATCAACTTGTTCCTGCAGTCATAAATCGCCTAGAAGCACTTACTAATACAACTGCAAAGATAGATTATACTCTTAATACAAATCTGCCTCATAAATTAGAAAAAATGACCCCTTCTGGTTTCGAACGTGTGGGTAGTCTTTTAGAGGGTTCTTCTAGTCATATAATTCAGAATGTCTCATTTAGTGATATATATCGAATATCTGTGGAAGATGATTGTCAAAGTAGTACTGAAACCTCCTCTATCGTATATGTTCCTGATGTAAATGTTGCAGTAGAAGAAAATCATGTAAATATACACTGGGAGCTTCGTTCAGAACTTGATGATGACACATTTTTGAAATATGTTGTTTATAGAAATGATGAACTTTTGTATGAAACTTCTGATAGCACTCTTACTTATTTGAAAGATGAACAAGTTGCTTGTCAAGTTCGCTATTGTTATCAAGTAGAAACTCAATATAAATCAGGTTTAAAAGCGTTGAGTTCAAAGAGATGTGTTTTAGCTCAATCAAATATTCCTCCACCTGCCGTTTCTGATATTTATGCAACTTTTACACCTACAAATCAAATAGTACTGAATTGGAATTACCCAAATGGAATAACAACAAGTTCTATCAATGAATTAAATTTTATGAGAATTGATAAAAATGAAATCTCTCAATCTTATAGTTTAAACTCTTCAACAGCTAATTTTGAAGATTCTCAAGTAGATATTAGTAAAACTCCTTATTGTTATGCTATTTCTTATGTCAGCTCATGTAAATTAAGTGCTGGATTTAGTAATTTCGTCTGTCCTATTATTCTAAGCTATGAAGGAAACCCAACTGACAAAAAAGGAAGTATTATTTTTGATTGGACAATGTTTAGAGGAGTACCAACAAATAATTATGTATTAGAACAACTAGATTCTTTAGGAAAAACCCCATTTAATATACAAAACGTTTTTAGTTCTAGCACACATTCTATCGTTATTGAAAATCAAACAAATCAAACGAGCTATTTTAGAGTACGAGCTAATTTAGGTGATACAGTTACTTATTCGAATACTGTTCGTATTGATTTTCCCTCTTTTATTAATTTGCCAAACGTTTTTACACCAAATGGCGATAATCTAAATGATACGTATGGAATAGAAAGTCGCTTTATAGAAGAATTTGAAATGATGATTTTTAATAAATGGGGTGAGAGTGTTTTTCAGAGTAATGACACAACTGCACGTTGGGATGGAAGATATAGAAATGGTTTTGCTCCATCTGGAGAATATACACTTAAAGTTGTTGCTACCGACCAAAGAGGAAGAAAATATATATTAACAGAAATAATCAAATTGCTTAGATAA
- a CDS encoding YfhO family protein codes for MKNFSFARLLPHLIAIAAFYLLTFAYFAPELLDDKSLRQSDMMQYKGMVQENSQYLQNHDEPSMWNGRMFSGMPAYMTYPIFPYGALPIFEAVLRGGFAEQTGAHLLFLAMFCTYIMLLCFGTKPIWSAVGGAVFAFTTYNLILIEVGHVTKLWAIAYAALILGGMKLTFDKKYWLGFALTALGMALEVKASHYQITYYLGFICLIFGINELIFSVKNNQIPVFVKQAGFLVVAFILGVGVNAGKILTTMEYSPYSTRGGTELTVDKTNTNPNSQSQSNDGLSKDYAFSWSQGIGETFTLLVPYLYGGSSSEILDKDSETYAVLKQSGQYSERQLQELPIPLYHGDQPFTAAPIYAGAVLCFLFVWGLVVLDNREKWWILVAALFMAMLAWGENFASLNYFLFDYVPGFNKFRSVSMALALTILLMTVLAFETLSQKLENYFIKGNEKHDVIKEKTFLKNLFIAGGITAGTVILILLFSGNIDLNAASDSQLGQLADYVRQDRLSMIRSSAFRSLFLIVLVVGAIYLYVKKTIPAMAAFALIALLAVGDVFLIGKNYLPSSKFEKGAAQATMNPAPVDVEILKDKDLGYRVMSLQNFQQETHTSYFHRSIGGYFAAKMQRYQDLLERPLGQEQGFIMSSLQAQKRPDFAQTPVLNMLNTRYITYGMQKEQMLFNPNAYGNAWFVSKINQVNSPDEEMDALMSASTAKAINLEEIAILDKSKFNVAKTDFQKDSTATIKLTKYDSKVLEYESNNSNDGFGVFSEIYYPKGWTATIDGQEANIVSVNYVLRGLEIPKGKHKIVFTFESDSYKTGALITQISSWLVLLVVLISLGMGIKKQLGS; via the coding sequence ATGAAAAACTTTTCTTTTGCTCGTCTTTTGCCTCATCTAATTGCTATTGCAGCTTTCTATCTCCTTACTTTTGCTTATTTCGCTCCCGAATTATTGGACGATAAATCACTTCGACAAAGTGATATGATGCAATATAAAGGAATGGTACAAGAAAATTCGCAATACCTTCAAAATCACGATGAGCCTTCTATGTGGAATGGGCGTATGTTTTCAGGAATGCCTGCGTATATGACCTATCCAATTTTTCCCTATGGTGCATTACCTATTTTTGAGGCTGTTTTGCGTGGTGGTTTTGCCGAACAGACAGGAGCACATCTTTTGTTTTTGGCTATGTTTTGTACCTATATAATGCTTTTGTGCTTTGGTACTAAACCTATTTGGAGTGCTGTCGGGGGGGCTGTTTTTGCTTTTACGACCTATAATTTGATTCTAATTGAAGTCGGACACGTTACCAAACTTTGGGCAATTGCTTATGCTGCACTTATTTTGGGAGGAATGAAACTCACTTTTGATAAAAAATATTGGTTAGGTTTTGCGCTGACAGCTTTAGGAATGGCTCTAGAAGTCAAAGCAAGTCATTATCAAATTACCTATTATTTAGGCTTTATTTGTTTGATTTTTGGTATAAATGAACTTATTTTCTCTGTAAAGAATAATCAAATTCCTGTTTTTGTGAAGCAAGCAGGTTTTTTAGTAGTTGCTTTTATTTTAGGAGTAGGCGTAAATGCAGGAAAAATTTTGACAACGATGGAATACAGTCCTTATTCTACTCGTGGAGGTACAGAACTGACTGTTGATAAAACAAATACAAACCCAAACAGCCAATCTCAAAGTAATGATGGATTAAGTAAAGATTATGCTTTTAGTTGGAGTCAAGGAATTGGAGAAACGTTTACTTTGCTTGTTCCTTATTTGTATGGTGGGTCGTCTTCTGAAATTTTAGACAAAGATTCTGAAACGTATGCTGTCTTAAAACAGTCAGGGCAATATTCAGAAAGACAACTTCAAGAGCTGCCTATTCCTCTTTATCATGGTGACCAACCATTTACAGCTGCACCAATTTATGCAGGAGCAGTTTTGTGTTTCTTATTTGTTTGGGGATTAGTAGTTTTAGATAATCGTGAAAAATGGTGGATTTTAGTAGCAGCACTTTTTATGGCAATGCTTGCTTGGGGAGAAAATTTTGCTTCACTCAATTATTTCTTATTTGATTATGTACCTGGATTTAATAAATTCCGTTCGGTTTCGATGGCTCTTGCCTTAACTATTTTATTAATGACAGTTTTAGCTTTTGAAACGCTAAGTCAAAAACTTGAAAATTATTTTATAAAAGGAAATGAAAAACATGATGTAATTAAAGAAAAAACATTTCTCAAAAATCTTTTTATTGCTGGAGGAATTACGGCAGGAACAGTAATTTTGATTTTACTTTTCTCTGGAAATATAGATTTGAATGCAGCTTCAGATTCTCAGCTCGGGCAGCTTGCTGATTATGTTCGTCAAGACCGTTTATCAATGATTCGTTCTAGTGCTTTTCGTTCTTTATTTTTGATTGTTTTAGTAGTAGGTGCAATTTATTTATATGTCAAAAAGACAATTCCTGCTATGGCTGCTTTTGCTTTGATTGCTCTTTTGGCTGTTGGAGATGTGTTTTTGATAGGAAAAAACTATCTTCCTTCTTCAAAATTTGAAAAAGGAGCTGCACAAGCTACTATGAATCCTGCACCAGTTGATGTAGAAATTCTTAAAGATAAAGATTTAGGTTATAGAGTGATGTCGCTTCAAAATTTCCAACAAGAGACACATACTTCTTATTTTCATCGTTCTATTGGTGGATATTTTGCTGCCAAAATGCAACGTTATCAAGATTTATTAGAGAGACCTTTAGGACAAGAACAAGGCTTTATTATGTCTTCTCTTCAAGCACAAAAACGACCTGATTTTGCTCAAACGCCTGTTTTGAATATGCTCAATACTCGTTATATTACGTATGGAATGCAAAAAGAACAAATGCTTTTCAATCCGAATGCGTACGGAAATGCTTGGTTTGTTTCTAAAATAAATCAAGTAAATAGCCCTGATGAAGAAATGGATGCTTTGATGAGTGCAAGTACAGCAAAAGCAATTAATTTAGAAGAAATAGCTATTTTAGATAAGTCAAAATTTAATGTTGCAAAAACTGACTTTCAAAAAGATAGTACAGCAACTATAAAACTGACAAAATATGATTCAAAGGTTTTAGAGTATGAAAGTAATAATTCAAATGATGGTTTTGGTGTATTTTCAGAAATCTATTATCCAAAAGGCTGGACTGCTACTATTGACGGACAAGAAGCAAATATTGTTTCTGTCAATTATGTTCTTCGTGGCTTAGAAATTCCGAAAGGAAAACACAAAATTGTCTTTACTTTTGAATCTGACTCCTACAAAACAGGCGCACTAATTACTCAAATTTCTTCTTGGCTTGTCTTACTTGTTGTTTTGATTAGCTTAGGAATGGGAATTAAGAAGCAATTAGGAAGTTAG
- a CDS encoding amidase produces MIKKDITELSAIDILKGIKKNEFKISEVIDAHISKIEEINPTLNAMAFPLYEQAREKAKELDNKSNNKEKDKKLPLLGLPVTVKDHVQVKGGVSTFGLKGLAGNVNQTNSTIVQRLEDAGAIVLGCSNMAEFGGAYETDNLIYGRTNNPYDTNRTSGGSSGGESALISAQGSPLGIGTDAGGSIRVPAHYTGIVGIKPTRGRVPLTGILPETNGMISFLAYVSPMARYVDDVEFVYHQLIGNDGQDPRSITYPLVSSKKIDIKKLKVAYYTGFEGIVEIDSDTLQTVTNVVEALKKDTHSVEEINPIFLEKAFSTWFTLFAGGGGSMPTKFALEQFFNTTEYGIVLQKLFAEMDKPENIVSLTDFQMFLMQWDIITKQLLRVFQQADVIISPVTMSAAPLHGTTYDSISDFVYTQIHNLSGLPTLVVRCGTSKEGLPIGVQITANRFREDICFAVGKHLEGIFGGYKAPK; encoded by the coding sequence ATGATTAAAAAAGATATAACGGAATTATCTGCTATTGATATTCTAAAAGGTATAAAAAAAAATGAATTTAAAATTTCTGAAGTTATAGATGCTCATATTTCTAAAATTGAAGAAATTAATCCTACCCTAAATGCAATGGCTTTTCCATTGTACGAACAAGCAAGAGAAAAAGCAAAAGAGTTAGATAATAAAAGCAACAATAAAGAAAAAGATAAAAAATTACCTCTTTTAGGATTGCCAGTAACAGTGAAAGACCACGTACAAGTAAAAGGAGGAGTTTCTACATTTGGTCTTAAAGGCTTGGCAGGCAATGTCAATCAAACTAATTCTACTATTGTTCAGCGTTTGGAAGATGCAGGTGCTATCGTTTTGGGATGTAGTAATATGGCAGAATTTGGTGGAGCTTACGAAACTGATAATTTAATTTATGGCAGAACAAATAATCCTTATGACACAAATCGCACTTCAGGTGGAAGTAGTGGAGGAGAATCAGCTTTAATTTCAGCGCAAGGTTCTCCGTTAGGAATTGGAACAGATGCAGGTGGAAGTATTCGTGTTCCAGCTCATTATACAGGAATTGTAGGAATAAAACCTACTCGTGGACGTGTTCCTCTGACTGGAATTTTGCCTGAAACAAATGGAATGATTAGTTTTTTGGCGTATGTTTCACCAATGGCTCGTTATGTAGATGATGTTGAATTTGTTTATCATCAGCTTATTGGAAATGATGGACAAGACCCACGCTCTATTACTTATCCATTAGTGTCCAGTAAAAAAATAGATATAAAAAAGCTCAAAGTAGCTTATTATACAGGTTTTGAAGGAATTGTAGAAATTGATTCGGATACATTACAAACGGTAACTAATGTAGTTGAAGCACTCAAAAAAGATACACATTCAGTAGAAGAAATAAATCCTATTTTTTTAGAAAAAGCATTTTCTACTTGGTTTACACTTTTCGCTGGAGGAGGAGGAAGTATGCCTACAAAATTTGCGCTAGAGCAATTTTTTAATACAACAGAATATGGAATTGTTTTGCAAAAACTTTTTGCTGAAATGGATAAACCTGAAAATATAGTTTCTTTAACTGATTTTCAGATGTTTTTAATGCAATGGGATATTATTACAAAACAACTTCTCAGAGTTTTTCAACAAGCTGATGTTATTATCTCTCCTGTTACGATGAGTGCAGCTCCTTTACATGGAACAACGTATGATTCTATAAGTGATTTTGTTTATACCCAGATTCATAATCTTTCTGGTTTGCCTACTTTAGTAGTTCGTTGTGGAACTTCGAAAGAAGGTTTGCCTATTGGTGTTCAGATTACAGCAAATAGGTTTAGAGAAGATATTTGTTTCGCTGTTGGAAAGCATTTAGAAGGTATTTTTGGTGGATATAAAGCTCCTAAATGA
- a CDS encoding transposase: protein MLPQKRDKVIIHLPIFVMPRYRHSQFADFNCFFITTSIFGKEHLLLEDEICKIILKNFTFYNEKYKAKLLAYVLMSNHVHFVIWFEKEEKKESPISVYMRDFKKHVATQIINYLKENNSKLLHKFVSIQKGQKYQIWEENFDGVHLYTRKVCEEKIDYIHNNPVKAELVKYPEDYKYSSAKFYSSDKVLKSSLVDYREYF, encoded by the coding sequence ATGCTTCCTCAGAAGCGTGATAAAGTCATTATTCACTTACCTATTTTTGTTATGCCACGTTATCGCCATTCACAATTTGCAGATTTTAACTGCTTTTTTATTACTACAAGCATTTTTGGTAAAGAACATTTACTTTTAGAGGATGAGATTTGTAAAATTATACTAAAAAATTTTACTTTTTACAACGAAAAATACAAAGCTAAATTATTAGCTTATGTTTTGATGAGTAATCATGTTCATTTTGTGATTTGGTTTGAGAAAGAAGAGAAAAAAGAAAGTCCTATTTCTGTATATATGCGAGATTTTAAAAAACATGTTGCTACACAAATTATCAACTATTTAAAAGAAAATAATAGCAAATTATTACATAAATTTGTAAGTATTCAAAAAGGACAAAAATATCAAATTTGGGAAGAAAATTTTGATGGAGTGCATCTTTACACACGAAAAGTATGCGAAGAAAAAATAGATTATATTCATAACAATCCAGTCAAAGCAGAATTAGTAAAATATCCAGAAGACTATAAATATTCAAGTGCCAAATTTTATAGCTCTGATAAAGTTTTGAAGTCTAGTTTGGTGGATTATAGAGAGTATTTTTAA
- the hemN gene encoding oxygen-independent coproporphyrinogen III oxidase yields MNDLLQKYNVASPRYTSYPTVPYWENTEHHLENWQSSLKNAFWTSGREVSIYVHLPYCESLCTYCGCTTRITTNHNVEEPYIDLIEKEWNLYLKTLPQKPILREVHLGGGTPTFFSPKNLTRLITIFKSSCDVPNDTEWGFEGHPNNTTREHLKTLKDLGFNRVSFGIQDFDENVQKIINRIQPYQKVVECVKNARELGFESINFDLVYGLPLQNIETIQNTLQKTLELRPSRLAFYGYAHVPWLKPSQKKLESFLPSADEKANLYAIGKKLLTEKGYIDIGMDHFALPTDSLLKASKNGTLHRNFMGYTTQSTSLSIGLGVSAISDTWTAFNQNEKNLKVYKEKVENNEFPFLRGHYLTKEDLIIRQHILDLMCRYETSWNEEQFYEFGFGINFDLLESLKQDGLIEWKGNHLKITEKGKPFVRNVCMAFDVRLWNSKLNAEKAENKPMFSKIA; encoded by the coding sequence ATGAACGATTTACTTCAAAAATACAATGTTGCTAGTCCACGTTATACCAGTTATCCGACTGTTCCGTATTGGGAAAATACAGAGCATCATTTAGAAAACTGGCAAAGCTCACTCAAAAATGCCTTTTGGACAAGTGGCAGAGAAGTAAGTATTTATGTTCATTTGCCCTACTGTGAAAGTTTGTGTACGTATTGTGGCTGTACTACTCGCATCACAACCAACCACAACGTAGAAGAACCTTATATTGATTTGATAGAAAAAGAATGGAATTTATATCTTAAAACACTTCCACAGAAACCGATTTTAAGAGAAGTGCATTTAGGAGGAGGAACGCCAACTTTTTTCTCTCCAAAAAACCTTACTCGCCTGATTACTATTTTCAAATCGTCTTGTGATGTTCCCAATGACACAGAATGGGGTTTTGAAGGACATCCAAACAACACAACTAGAGAACATTTAAAAACTTTGAAAGACTTAGGTTTTAATCGTGTTAGTTTTGGAATACAAGATTTTGATGAAAATGTGCAGAAAATTATAAATAGAATTCAGCCCTATCAAAAAGTAGTTGAATGTGTAAAGAATGCTAGAGAATTAGGTTTTGAATCCATTAATTTTGATTTGGTATATGGTTTACCTTTGCAAAATATCGAAACTATCCAAAATACTCTTCAAAAAACATTAGAATTGCGTCCTTCTCGTTTGGCTTTTTATGGTTATGCTCATGTGCCTTGGCTCAAACCTTCACAAAAGAAATTAGAATCTTTTTTACCTTCTGCTGATGAAAAAGCAAATTTGTATGCCATTGGTAAAAAATTACTGACAGAAAAAGGATACATAGATATAGGAATGGATCATTTTGCGTTGCCTACAGACTCACTTTTAAAGGCTTCTAAAAACGGAACTTTGCATCGTAATTTTATGGGTTATACCACTCAATCGACAAGTTTGTCTATTGGCTTGGGAGTAAGTGCCATTAGCGATACGTGGACGGCATTTAATCAAAATGAGAAGAATCTGAAAGTTTATAAAGAAAAAGTAGAAAATAATGAATTTCCATTTTTGAGAGGACATTATCTAACAAAAGAAGATTTAATAATCCGTCAGCATATTTTGGATTTGATGTGTAGATATGAAACTTCTTGGAATGAAGAGCAATTTTATGAATTTGGCTTCGGAATTAATTTTGACCTTTTGGAATCTTTAAAACAAGATGGTTTGATAGAATGGAAAGGCAACCATTTGAAAATTACTGAAAAAGGAAAACCTTTTGTAAGAAATGTTTGTATGGCTTTTGATGTTCGACTTTGGAATTCAAAATTAAATGCAGAAAAAGCAGAAAATAAGCCGATGTTTAGCAAAATTGCTTAG